In one Oncorhynchus masou masou isolate Uvic2021 chromosome 23, UVic_Omas_1.1, whole genome shotgun sequence genomic region, the following are encoded:
- the LOC135509940 gene encoding placenta-specific gene 8 protein-like: MATSVIINNQHSQPPQPQTPTFIAVHSNQWSTGICDCFDDFQVCCFAFWCFPCFACTTTSEFGECFCLPMLDGLWSSTQLVGVPTCIPPVSMSMRVAVRTRYGIQGDMKADCVNSTFCNICSWCQMAREIKRRRQTFTVINAQPTMLPGQPMLMASQPGVITSQPMITSAPQAILSTRLM, translated from the exons atGGCAACGAGTGTGATAATCAACAACCAACATTCTCAGCCTCCTCAGCCCCAGACACCAACTTTCATAGCTGTCCACTCTAACCAGTGGAGCACTGGCATTTGTGACTGCTTTGACGACTTTCaagtct GCTGTTTTGCCTTCTGGTGCTTCCCCTGTTTCGCCTGCACCACCACCTCAGAGTTCGGAGAGTGTTTCTGTCTCCCCATGCTGGACGGCTTATGGTCCTCCACCCAGCTGGTAGGGGTGCCAACCTGCATTCCTCCTGTGTCCATGTCCATGAGGGTGGCTGTACGTACCCGCTATGGCATTCAG GGTGACATGAAGGCAGACTGTGTGAACTCCACCTTCTGCAACATCTGCTCCTGGTGCCAGATGGCCAGAGAGATCAAGAGACGCAGACAGACCTTCACCGTCATCAACGCCCAGCCCACCATGCTGCCCGGTCAGCCCATGTTGATGGCCTCCCAGCCTGGGGTCATCACATCTCAGCCTATGATCACCTCTGCCCCTCAGGCCATCTTGAGCACTAGATTAATGTAA
- the LOC135509941 gene encoding cornifelin homolog B-like: MANTMVIQQPKPFVQAITSNQWSSEICDCTKDMSSCCLAFWCFPCFACITAREAGECLCLPLLDGFGLIPPATMSLRVGIRQRYGIEGTMCNDCVYSFFCGPCTWCQMSREMKTRLQPVTLINPHVR, from the exons ATGGCAAACACGATGGTCATCCAGCAGCCCAAGCCCTTTGTTCAGGCCATTACCTCAAACCAATGGAGCTCCGAAATCTGTGACTGCACCAAGGATATGTCttcgt GTTGCTTAGCTTTCTGGTGCTTCCCCTGCTTTGCCTGTATAACGGcgagggaggctggggagtgcCTATGTCTGCCCCTGCTAGACGGCTTCGGCCTTATCCCCCCCGCCACCATGTCCCTGAGGGTGGGGATCCGCCAGCGCTACGGCATTGAG GGCACCATGTGTAATGACTGTGTCTATTCCTTCTTCTGCGGGCCCTGCACCTGGTGTCAAATGTCAAGAGAGATGAAGACCCGCCTCCAACCAGTCACTCTCATCAACCCACATGTAAGATAA